One region of Mucilaginibacter gotjawali genomic DNA includes:
- a CDS encoding peptidylprolyl isomerase, with protein MEVAANTVVAIRYVMKNGQGEVLEDIMDKPPVEYLHGSGDILPGLEKGLDGLPAGFSKLIKFTIDDNSQETYFINVKIDSIRAATPAEIERGKPEPKHADNSCGPGCRC; from the coding sequence ATGGAAGTTGCGGCAAATACTGTAGTTGCTATAAGATACGTAATGAAAAACGGGCAGGGCGAGGTTTTGGAAGATATAATGGATAAACCTCCTGTTGAATATTTGCATGGATCTGGCGATATATTGCCGGGGCTTGAAAAAGGATTGGACGGCCTGCCTGCGGGGTTTTCCAAACTGATCAAATTTACCATTGACGATAATTCACAGGAAACCTATTTCATCAACGTTAAAATTGACAGTATCAGGGCGGCAACACCTGCCGAAATTGAACGGGGTAAACCTGAGCCAAAACATGCTGATAATAGCTGCGGGCCTGGTTGTCGCTGCTGA
- a CDS encoding SMUG2 DNA glycosylase family protein, with amino-acid sequence MTFADKVILFNRNLEYTGPALPEGIRIMNPFKEFAQTMQIADAFYHKYYNDYNTRHLILGINPGRFGGGLTGIPFTDPKRLVSECHIDYKGKPTHEPSSVFVYDMINAFGGPEAFYKKFYINSLFPLGFTKVEANGKEKNYNYYDSKELSKAVTEPIVDNIRKQIALDVKTDVCFCFGTGKNEQFLSRINQENHFFKKIVALEHPRFIMQYKTLSKQFYIHKYLEAFNNCE; translated from the coding sequence ATGACGTTTGCCGATAAAGTAATCTTGTTCAATAGAAACCTGGAGTATACCGGGCCGGCGCTTCCGGAGGGGATCCGGATTATGAATCCTTTTAAGGAATTTGCGCAAACCATGCAAATTGCGGACGCTTTTTACCATAAATATTACAACGACTATAATACCCGCCATTTGATATTGGGTATTAACCCTGGCAGGTTTGGCGGTGGGCTAACGGGTATCCCTTTTACTGATCCAAAAAGATTAGTCTCGGAATGTCATATCGATTATAAAGGCAAACCAACGCACGAGCCCTCTTCGGTTTTTGTGTATGACATGATCAACGCTTTTGGCGGCCCTGAAGCGTTTTATAAAAAATTCTACATCAACTCACTGTTTCCACTTGGTTTTACAAAGGTTGAAGCAAACGGGAAAGAAAAGAATTACAATTATTACGATAGTAAGGAACTGAGCAAAGCTGTGACGGAACCCATTGTGGACAATATCAGAAAGCAGATTGCCTTAGATGTAAAAACAGATGTTTGCTTTTGTTTTGGCACCGGAAAAAACGAACAATTTTTAAGCAGGATTAACCAGGAAAATCATTTCTTTAAAAAGATCGTCGCATTGGAGCACCCCAGGTTTATCATGCAATATAAAACGTTAAGTAAACAATTTTACATCCACAAATACCTGGAAGCTTTTAACAACTGCGAATGA
- a CDS encoding DUF1593 domain-containing protein codes for MNRIKFLLLIAGVYLLMAPCKLTAQPEKKPRVVVMTDIEADPDDAESLVRFLTYCNEWDVEGLIATTSIHQKTRVAPESILRILDAYDKAQPNLLKHEQGYPAALTLKGKVSYGPAVYGMEGVGQGHDSPGAELIVNVLKKPDARPVWFTVWGGTNALAQALWKIKNTLPAADAEKIYKKVRIYTISDQDDSGPWIRKSFPSIFFIVTPGYNYTRATWLGMSFGMPGSNTEVVSADWLAKNIQQGHGPLGAAYPDVAYGMEGDTPSFLNLVDNGLSDPEHPDYGGWGGRYEYYLPKFEDSNTGRFHRDNWPKDEPETRPIWTNANDSLISPVDKKGYNNNQATIWRWRLEYQNDFAARMQWTTKSYKECNHPPVPHLASGDRMTVKSGQQFHLSAAGTSDPDGDSLSYLWLQYAEAGTYNGHISFAPYSANIYDVPVTAPVVDSAVTIHFILKVTDKGTPALTRYKRVIVTVLPK; via the coding sequence ATGAACAGGATTAAATTTTTACTGCTAATTGCCGGCGTGTATTTATTGATGGCGCCCTGTAAACTGACGGCTCAGCCTGAAAAAAAACCGAGGGTAGTAGTGATGACAGATATCGAGGCCGACCCGGACGACGCTGAATCATTGGTGCGTTTTTTAACTTATTGCAATGAATGGGATGTAGAAGGTTTGATTGCTACCACCTCTATCCACCAAAAGACGAGGGTTGCCCCGGAAAGCATTTTAAGAATACTGGATGCTTATGATAAGGCACAACCCAATTTACTTAAACACGAGCAGGGCTACCCTGCGGCATTGACATTGAAGGGAAAAGTAAGCTATGGACCCGCCGTTTACGGCATGGAAGGTGTAGGGCAGGGGCACGATTCGCCAGGCGCTGAATTGATTGTTAATGTGTTAAAAAAGCCCGATGCCCGACCCGTATGGTTTACGGTTTGGGGTGGCACCAATGCACTTGCACAGGCGCTTTGGAAAATTAAAAACACGCTTCCGGCTGCCGATGCAGAGAAGATCTATAAAAAGGTAAGAATTTATACCATTTCCGACCAGGATGACAGCGGCCCATGGATCAGAAAGTCTTTCCCTTCAATATTTTTTATTGTAACACCTGGATATAACTATACGAGGGCAACTTGGCTGGGTATGTCATTTGGTATGCCGGGGTCGAACACAGAAGTGGTATCAGCAGATTGGCTGGCAAAAAACATACAACAGGGCCATGGCCCGCTTGGCGCTGCTTACCCTGATGTTGCTTATGGCATGGAAGGCGATACGCCCAGTTTTTTAAACCTGGTTGACAATGGGCTCAGTGACCCTGAACATCCTGATTATGGTGGCTGGGGCGGGCGATATGAATATTACCTGCCAAAGTTTGAAGATTCCAACACAGGCCGCTTCCACCGGGACAATTGGCCGAAAGACGAGCCGGAAACGCGTCCGATATGGACGAACGCTAATGACTCGTTGATATCTCCCGTTGACAAAAAGGGCTATAACAACAACCAGGCTACGATCTGGCGCTGGCGTTTGGAGTATCAGAACGATTTTGCAGCCCGTATGCAATGGACAACCAAAAGCTATAAAGAATGCAATCACCCCCCGGTTCCACACCTCGCATCCGGCGATAGGATGACAGTAAAATCCGGGCAACAGTTCCACCTCAGCGCAGCCGGGACCAGCGATCCTGATGGCGACTCGCTAAGTTACCTGTGGCTGCAATATGCTGAGGCTGGCACTTACAACGGCCACATTAGCTTTGCGCCCTATTCAGCAAACATCTACGATGTGCCTGTAACCGCGCCGGTTGTTGATAGCGCAGTAACCATCCATTTTATTTTGAAAGTTACCGATAAGGGGACACCCGCATTGACAAGATATAAACGGGTGATTGTAACGGTTTTACCAAAGTGA
- a CDS encoding sialate O-acetylesterase, which yields MEMPLTGFYGDVLNLEKELMDAANYPEIRMLKIDNKTSFTPQPHVQTKGGWAICDPQAVRNFSAVAYFFAKNLFADKHIPVGIINSTWGGTVAEAWTSGSALKTMPAFAPFVKAIEGGLTQQKIDAQYQTQVREWIDAVNDKDPGFRQSKPIWAEPAFDDSAWQKMTLPAYWEQAGVPAYDGTIWFRKKVIIPASWAGKDLKLNMGGIDDYDVSYFNGTEIGHTESFFYKRSYTIPGTLVKTGENTVAIRVFDNGGLGGIDKGPLQLTPAADTTGQIDLAGEWVYHEANVLTLLPQPPVQSNSPNRPMLIYNAMINPILPYTIKGVIWYQGESNADRASQYRQLFPLLIKDWRRHWGEGDFPFYFVQIANYAATDQPPAADWPALRDAQLSALSLPNTGMAVTIDIGDAYRIHPQNKQEAGRRLALIARSKTYNENIPYSGPVYKSQVIRGNKIELKFTHTDNGLLVKGDTLKGFTIAGADKKFYPALAYISGNKVTVMSNRVAIPVAVRYAWANNPACNLYNGANLPASPFRTDDWYDIR from the coding sequence ATGGAAATGCCTTTAACCGGTTTTTATGGCGATGTACTTAACCTGGAAAAAGAGTTGATGGATGCGGCTAATTACCCCGAAATAAGGATGCTGAAGATTGATAATAAAACCAGCTTTACTCCACAACCCCACGTGCAGACCAAAGGCGGCTGGGCCATATGCGATCCTCAAGCCGTACGCAATTTCTCGGCAGTAGCTTATTTTTTTGCAAAGAATTTATTTGCTGACAAACATATACCTGTAGGTATTATCAATAGTACCTGGGGCGGCACGGTTGCCGAGGCCTGGACAAGCGGCAGCGCCTTAAAAACAATGCCCGCCTTTGCACCATTTGTAAAAGCTATTGAAGGTGGCCTCACACAGCAAAAAATTGATGCGCAGTATCAAACGCAGGTAAGGGAGTGGATAGATGCTGTCAATGATAAGGATCCGGGTTTTCGGCAAAGTAAGCCAATTTGGGCCGAGCCGGCTTTTGACGATTCTGCCTGGCAAAAAATGACACTGCCGGCCTATTGGGAACAAGCAGGCGTCCCCGCCTATGATGGTACTATCTGGTTCAGGAAAAAGGTGATCATTCCGGCATCCTGGGCCGGCAAGGACTTAAAACTAAACATGGGCGGGATTGATGACTACGATGTTTCTTATTTTAACGGGACCGAAATAGGTCATACCGAATCGTTTTTTTATAAACGAAGCTATACCATTCCCGGGACCCTGGTAAAAACCGGCGAAAACACCGTTGCCATCCGTGTTTTTGATAACGGCGGCCTTGGCGGTATTGACAAGGGCCCATTGCAATTGACGCCGGCTGCCGATACTACTGGTCAGATTGATTTGGCGGGGGAATGGGTTTATCACGAAGCCAACGTGCTTACGTTATTGCCACAGCCGCCGGTACAATCAAACAGCCCTAATCGGCCAATGCTTATTTATAACGCCATGATCAACCCCATTTTACCCTACACAATAAAAGGTGTAATATGGTACCAGGGTGAAAGTAATGCAGATAGGGCCAGTCAATACCGCCAGCTGTTCCCCCTGTTAATAAAGGATTGGAGGCGGCATTGGGGCGAAGGCGATTTTCCTTTTTATTTTGTGCAGATCGCTAATTATGCTGCAACAGACCAACCGCCCGCAGCTGATTGGCCCGCACTGCGCGACGCCCAGTTAAGCGCGCTCAGCCTGCCTAATACAGGTATGGCCGTTACCATTGATATAGGCGATGCGTACCGGATACACCCCCAAAACAAACAGGAAGCAGGGCGCCGCCTGGCATTAATAGCACGTTCAAAAACTTATAACGAAAATATACCCTATTCGGGACCTGTTTATAAATCACAGGTAATTAGGGGCAATAAAATTGAACTGAAATTTACCCATACCGATAATGGCCTGCTTGTGAAGGGCGACACGTTGAAAGGATTTACCATAGCGGGTGCTGATAAAAAATTCTACCCCGCCCTGGCTTATATATCCGGAAATAAAGTAACAGTAATGAGTAACAGGGTTGCCATACCTGTTGCTGTGCGTTATGCCTGGGCAAATAACCCGGCCTGCAATTTATATAATGGGGCAAATTTACCTGCTTCACCATTCAGGACAGATGATTGGTACGATATCAGGTAG
- a CDS encoding formylglycine-generating enzyme family protein: MRLSNTIGSLVLFALLYACENKHKPDIHISGLKESPVKNVKVAVCCSSNTPARFAVLAKPAKTEILHNDNGTAISKNGMTWIPAGSFMMGSAVKQAFPDEFPRHKVILDGFWMDKTLVTNNEFDAFVKATGYITTAERKPDWNELKKQAPPGTPKPDDKLLVPASLVFTPPDHPISLTDVSQWWSWKNGANWKHPHGPGSDINGKGNCPVVQVSWYDAQAYCKWAHKRLPTEAEWEWAARGGLIDKEYAWGNEPVNVGKPKANIWQGHFPDQNTLVDKFYYTSPVKSFPPNGYGLYDMAGNVWEWCSDLYSSKYYSTINTINGVRNPEGPAKSYDPMAPYAQKRVLRGGSFLCNDSYCSGFQVAARMKNTEDSSTENGGFRCVKDK; the protein is encoded by the coding sequence ATGAGGTTAAGCAACACTATCGGATCATTAGTATTATTTGCATTGCTTTATGCGTGCGAAAACAAACACAAGCCTGATATTCATATTTCAGGCCTAAAAGAGTCGCCGGTAAAAAATGTAAAAGTGGCAGTTTGCTGTTCATCAAATACACCAGCCAGGTTTGCAGTGCTGGCGAAACCCGCCAAAACAGAAATACTGCACAATGATAATGGAACTGCCATCTCAAAAAATGGGATGACCTGGATCCCCGCCGGTTCGTTTATGATGGGATCAGCCGTTAAACAGGCTTTTCCCGATGAATTTCCAAGGCATAAAGTAATCCTTGATGGTTTTTGGATGGATAAAACGCTGGTTACCAATAATGAATTTGATGCCTTTGTAAAGGCCACCGGGTATATTACCACGGCCGAAAGAAAACCCGATTGGAATGAATTGAAAAAACAGGCCCCTCCAGGCACACCAAAACCCGATGATAAATTGCTTGTGCCTGCTTCATTGGTGTTTACGCCGCCGGATCACCCGATCAGCCTTACCGACGTGAGCCAATGGTGGTCGTGGAAAAATGGCGCCAACTGGAAACACCCTCATGGGCCGGGTAGTGATATAAATGGAAAAGGAAATTGCCCGGTTGTACAAGTATCGTGGTATGATGCCCAGGCCTATTGTAAATGGGCACATAAACGTTTACCAACAGAAGCTGAATGGGAATGGGCCGCCAGGGGAGGTTTGATTGACAAAGAATATGCCTGGGGAAATGAGCCAGTCAATGTCGGAAAACCCAAAGCTAATATATGGCAGGGGCATTTTCCCGATCAAAACACATTGGTTGATAAATTTTACTATACCTCTCCGGTAAAGTCATTCCCCCCGAACGGTTATGGACTGTATGACATGGCTGGGAATGTATGGGAATGGTGCAGCGACCTCTATAGTTCTAAATATTATAGCACGATCAATACGATTAATGGCGTTCGCAATCCGGAAGGGCCAGCTAAAAGTTACGACCCCATGGCGCCCTATGCGCAGAAAAGGGTACTGCGGGGAGGCTCATTTTTATGTAACGATAGTTATTGCTCGGGCTTCCAGGTTGCCGCAAGGATGAAAAACACCGAAGATAGCAGCACCGAAAACGGTGGCTTCAGATGTGTTAAGGATAAATGA
- a CDS encoding sulfatase-like hydrolase/transferase, with product MIAKRILLLGIVLVFFTCSCKKNKIPVTPPTRDTTTKPGGGGTAPPPGQPNIIFILADDMGYEMPTFDGGESYNTSHLDSLAANAMVFNQCRGTPLCSPSRVELLSGVYNYRNYLQLGWGAYNRQYISYAKTLQNNGYKTCVVGKWQLDGGNTAIEDVGFDDYCVWDASTLSRVGYMYKDPTLYDPMGVLPMNVTIGKYSEDITSDYALSFIDQNKDKPFFIYYSFMLVHQPHQPTPLDASFQSFDDRIDDTTYIGSMTHYLDLKVGVLINKLKADGLDKNTIIVFTGDNGSEVTYHSLYKGKMVAGEKGQTTEFGTHVPLFVYWPGYITPGVNNNLIDFTDFAPTFLDMAKVKSRPPGDGVSFYPQLFGNNGNARNWTYCYFDPYPFLVPNVFTTTKPISYAQDTEYKLYNLGNRKGLFYHFTTDLDERYPIKQPTPAELVIKQKLQKALSQEQLP from the coding sequence ATGATCGCCAAACGAATACTCCTTCTGGGGATTGTTCTGGTTTTTTTTACCTGTAGTTGTAAAAAAAATAAAATACCTGTTACTCCCCCAACCCGCGATACCACCACAAAACCTGGCGGTGGTGGCACCGCTCCGCCTCCGGGCCAACCCAATATTATATTTATACTTGCTGACGATATGGGTTATGAAATGCCTACGTTCGACGGCGGGGAATCTTATAATACTTCTCATTTAGATAGCCTTGCGGCAAATGCAATGGTATTCAATCAATGCAGGGGCACCCCCCTTTGTTCACCATCACGCGTCGAATTGCTGTCAGGCGTTTATAATTACCGGAATTACCTTCAATTGGGCTGGGGAGCATATAACCGTCAATATATTTCGTACGCCAAGACGCTTCAAAATAACGGGTACAAAACCTGCGTGGTAGGAAAATGGCAGTTGGATGGCGGTAATACCGCAATTGAGGATGTGGGTTTTGATGATTATTGTGTTTGGGACGCAAGCACCCTTTCCAGGGTCGGTTATATGTATAAAGATCCCACTCTGTATGATCCAATGGGCGTTTTGCCAATGAATGTAACTATCGGTAAATACAGCGAAGACATTACCAGCGATTATGCATTGAGTTTTATAGATCAAAATAAGGATAAGCCGTTTTTTATCTACTATTCATTTATGCTGGTGCACCAGCCCCATCAACCTACGCCATTAGATGCATCATTTCAGTCGTTTGATGATCGAATTGACGATACAACGTATATAGGTTCAATGACCCATTATTTAGATTTAAAAGTTGGCGTTTTAATAAACAAATTAAAGGCTGACGGTTTAGATAAAAATACAATTATCGTTTTTACCGGTGATAATGGCAGCGAAGTGACTTATCATTCCCTTTATAAGGGCAAAATGGTTGCTGGCGAAAAGGGGCAAACTACGGAGTTTGGAACACATGTGCCGCTTTTTGTGTATTGGCCAGGTTATATTACACCCGGGGTTAATAACAACCTGATAGATTTCACCGATTTTGCCCCTACTTTTTTGGATATGGCAAAAGTAAAAAGCAGGCCACCCGGTGACGGAGTTTCATTTTATCCCCAGTTATTTGGCAACAATGGGAACGCACGTAATTGGACGTATTGCTATTTCGACCCCTACCCGTTCCTGGTGCCAAATGTGTTCACGACGACTAAGCCGATTAGCTATGCCCAGGATACTGAATATAAGCTCTATAACCTTGGTAATCGTAAGGGGTTGTTTTATCATTTTACAACAGATCTTGATGAAAGATACCCAATTAAGCAGCCAACACCGGCAGAGCTTGTTATAAAACAAAAACTTCAAAAAGCGTTGAGCCAGGAGCAATTGCCATGA
- a CDS encoding anti-sigma factor, producing MNSIEEILWNYIDGNCTPEEQKIIKALIAGDEAYRMKYQELLSLDKEFSAIELDEPSMAFTYNVLETIRTENAMVPLKARINKKIIIGITIFFAVTLVAMLVMVFASVNWSAVGAPVNLTYSVKMPSIDPGKTKIAVEGFVFFDVILALYLLDSYLRKKASATQG from the coding sequence ATGAATAGCATAGAGGAAATACTTTGGAACTATATTGATGGTAATTGCACGCCCGAGGAGCAAAAAATCATTAAAGCGCTTATTGCCGGGGATGAAGCATACAGGATGAAGTACCAGGAGTTATTGAGCCTGGATAAGGAGTTTTCGGCAATTGAACTGGATGAGCCATCAATGGCTTTTACTTATAATGTATTGGAAACCATCCGTACCGAAAACGCGATGGTGCCCCTTAAAGCCAGGATCAATAAAAAGATAATTATCGGCATAACCATATTCTTTGCGGTTACCCTTGTGGCTATGCTGGTGATGGTTTTTGCAAGCGTCAACTGGTCGGCGGTAGGCGCGCCTGTCAATTTGACATATAGCGTTAAAATGCCGAGCATTGACCCTGGAAAAACCAAAATTGCAGTAGAAGGCTTTGTGTTTTTTGATGTAATACTGGCATTATATTTACTGGACAGCTACCTGCGTAAAAAGGCGTCAGCAACGCAGGGTTAA
- a CDS encoding RNA polymerase sigma factor, producing the protein MQSKLSDTELIEQTLAGNQAAYADLVKRHQRFVFTLAMRFAKVREDAEEIAQDCFIKAYRSLASFQGQSKFSTWLYSIVYTTAMTFLRKKRVDTDSIDDENTIIQLENRPSGYDVNNVENKSRSFYLNQAIDQLLPDDAAIITMFYKGEQSLEEIAQALGMEANTVKVKLFRARQRLKEKLERNLKYEAKELI; encoded by the coding sequence ATGCAAAGCAAGCTTTCAGATACCGAGTTGATTGAACAGACACTGGCAGGAAACCAGGCGGCTTACGCCGACCTGGTGAAGCGGCACCAGCGTTTTGTGTTTACTTTGGCGATGCGTTTTGCTAAGGTGAGGGAAGATGCGGAAGAAATAGCGCAGGATTGTTTCATCAAAGCATATCGTTCGCTGGCATCTTTCCAGGGGCAATCAAAGTTCAGTACGTGGTTGTACAGCATTGTTTATACTACGGCGATGACGTTTTTACGTAAGAAGCGGGTGGATACAGATTCAATTGATGACGAAAATACCATCATTCAACTGGAAAACCGTCCATCAGGTTATGATGTTAACAATGTAGAAAATAAATCGAGGTCCTTTTACCTTAACCAGGCGATTGACCAGCTTTTGCCCGATGATGCGGCTATTATAACGATGTTTTACAAAGGCGAGCAATCGCTGGAAGAGATAGCGCAGGCATTGGGGATGGAGGCAAATACGGTTAAGGTAAAATTATTCAGAGCGCGCCAGCGTTTAAAGGAAAAGCTGGAACGCAATTTAAAATACGAAGCTAAAGAACTGATATGA
- a CDS encoding DUF6249 domain-containing protein, which produces MDRAAELGVMAGIIVPLALFAMIFGIVYLAKRERLAMIERGMDPRRYKPQSAPFQTLKWGLLLIGAGTGLFLAYVLDHTLFSKISDMEDGGNVAIYFALIAIFGGSGLFLSYRIEKKEADKNGEKVD; this is translated from the coding sequence ATGGATCGCGCAGCAGAATTAGGCGTAATGGCCGGAATCATAGTTCCTTTAGCATTATTCGCCATGATCTTTGGCATTGTATACCTGGCAAAACGGGAAAGACTGGCCATGATTGAACGTGGGATGGACCCACGCAGGTATAAACCCCAATCAGCACCTTTTCAAACCCTTAAATGGGGATTGTTACTGATAGGTGCCGGTACCGGCTTGTTTTTAGCCTATGTATTGGATCACACCTTATTCAGTAAAATCAGCGATATGGAAGATGGCGGAAATGTAGCTATCTACTTTGCCTTAATCGCCATATTTGGCGGATCAGGTTTATTCCTTTCCTACAGGATCGAAAAAAAGGAAGCTGATAAGAATGGTGAGAAGGTTGATTGA
- a CDS encoding DinB family protein: MINRPQPDEYSAFAARYVDLVGNGPIIEILEYLQQMTYNLFLRIDPDKAAYAYADGKWTVKQVVGHITDTERVFAYRALVFSREAIALPGFDQDVYMEKATFNSRSLEDLANEFNTVRESTLYLFKSFTEEQTLQKGIASGNPVSVRALAYMIAGHEMHHIKILKERYL, encoded by the coding sequence ATGATAAACAGACCGCAGCCTGATGAATATTCTGCATTTGCCGCCCGGTACGTAGACCTGGTGGGCAATGGCCCGATTATTGAAATACTGGAGTACCTGCAGCAAATGACCTACAACCTATTTTTAAGGATAGATCCGGATAAGGCGGCATATGCCTATGCAGACGGTAAATGGACAGTGAAGCAGGTAGTAGGCCACATTACCGACACCGAAAGGGTATTTGCTTACCGTGCGCTTGTTTTCTCGCGCGAAGCGATAGCGTTGCCGGGTTTTGACCAGGATGTTTATATGGAAAAAGCTACTTTTAACAGCCGCTCACTGGAAGACCTGGCCAATGAGTTTAATACAGTGCGTGAATCAACCCTTTATTTATTTAAATCATTTACCGAAGAGCAAACCTTGCAGAAAGGGATTGCAAGCGGCAATCCGGTTTCCGTCAGGGCTTTGGCCTATATGATTGCAGGCCATGAGATGCATCATATTAAGATTTTGAAAGAACGGTATTTGTAA
- a CDS encoding sensor histidine kinase, with the protein MNPYQQKKRWKYSLLTFAVVIASGSLLYTSYLVRNIAKSERTRAQVWAMSMKQVLASDDNDFLSYVFAVRDSSIVPAIVTNNRGDIQLSRGLDPTKTFIKLEAEDNTPGKIHKKYDIAYFKAELANMKKQHTPIKLKVLDTEWLVYYKDSDLLTQLKYFPYIQLSVIAIFLLLAYTAFSSSRKSEQDQVWVGLAKETAHQLGTPISSLMAWIELMKEKFNAEDDPLIGEMENDVKRLEIVADRFSKIGSKPQLEEHKVYDVVKDFVDYFKIRVSKNISFELTGNPHLLAGINVPLFDWVLENLMKNAVNAIEGKGKIKVDISGNKIKKQVFIDISDTGKGIPRSKFDTVFQPGYTTRKRGWGLGLSLTKRMVENYHDGQIFVRDSEMGKGTTFRIILKNIRHDKQTAA; encoded by the coding sequence ATGAACCCGTACCAACAAAAAAAACGCTGGAAATACTCGCTGCTCACCTTCGCGGTGGTTATCGCCAGTGGCTCATTGCTATACACCAGTTATTTGGTGAGGAATATAGCCAAATCAGAGCGAACCCGCGCGCAGGTATGGGCCATGAGCATGAAACAGGTGCTGGCGTCAGACGATAATGACTTTTTAAGTTATGTTTTTGCTGTACGCGATAGTTCGATAGTGCCGGCAATCGTTACCAATAACAGGGGAGACATCCAACTTTCAAGGGGCCTTGATCCAACCAAAACCTTTATCAAACTGGAGGCCGAGGATAATACACCGGGCAAAATTCACAAAAAATACGATATAGCGTATTTTAAAGCCGAGCTGGCTAACATGAAGAAGCAGCATACGCCAATTAAATTGAAGGTTTTGGATACCGAATGGCTGGTATATTATAAGGATTCGGATTTGCTTACCCAGCTAAAATACTTCCCTTACATCCAGCTTTCTGTTATCGCGATATTTTTATTACTGGCTTATACGGCTTTCAGTTCGTCGCGCAAGTCGGAACAGGACCAGGTTTGGGTGGGCCTTGCCAAAGAAACGGCCCACCAGCTGGGTACGCCCATCTCGTCGTTAATGGCCTGGATTGAGCTGATGAAGGAGAAATTCAACGCAGAAGATGATCCATTGATCGGCGAAATGGAAAACGATGTGAAACGGCTGGAAATTGTGGCCGACCGTTTTTCAAAGATCGGCTCGAAACCGCAACTGGAAGAGCATAAAGTTTATGATGTGGTGAAGGATTTTGTTGATTATTTTAAAATACGTGTAAGTAAAAACATCAGCTTCGAGTTAACCGGTAACCCGCACCTGCTGGCCGGCATCAATGTACCCCTGTTTGACTGGGTGCTGGAAAACCTGATGAAAAATGCTGTAAACGCAATTGAAGGCAAGGGTAAAATAAAGGTGGACATCTCCGGGAATAAGATCAAAAAACAGGTGTTTATTGATATTTCGGATACTGGCAAAGGTATTCCCCGTTCGAAATTCGATACGGTGTTTCAGCCGGGTTACACCACCCGCAAACGTGGCTGGGGGCTTGGCCTCAGCTTAACCAAACGAATGGTGGAGAACTACCACGACGGGCAGATTTTTGTGCGCGATTCGGAAATGGGCAAAGGAACAACTTTCAGGATTATATTAAAAAACATACGACATGATAAACAGACCGCAGCCTGA